The following proteins are co-located in the Micromonospora coriariae genome:
- the rplU gene encoding 50S ribosomal protein L21 gives MYAIVKTGGKQYKVAEGDVIEVEKLTGAPGDAVKLTAVLLVDGDDLVTDAAKLAEVAVSGEIAAHTKGPKIKIHKFKNKTGYHKRQGHRQPLTQVKVTGISSGK, from the coding sequence ATGTACGCGATCGTCAAGACCGGCGGCAAGCAGTACAAGGTCGCCGAGGGCGACGTGATCGAGGTCGAGAAGCTCACCGGTGCTCCCGGTGACGCGGTGAAGCTCACCGCGGTGCTCCTCGTCGACGGTGACGACCTGGTGACCGACGCGGCGAAGCTTGCCGAGGTCGCGGTGTCCGGCGAGATTGCCGCGCACACCAAGGGCCCGAAGATCAAGATCCACAAGTTCAAGAACAAGACTGGCTACCACAAGCGCCAGGGTCACCGCCAGCCGCTGACCCAGGTCAAGGTGACCGGCATCTCCAGCGGGAAGTAG
- a CDS encoding lysophospholipid acyltransferase family protein yields MPLLYTIGKLTVAPTLRLAFRPTVEGLEHVPDTGGAVFAGNHLSVADELFLGTVVPRHLAFWAKSEYFKGTGVKGAISKFVLTGLGAIPVERAGGRAALSAFDAAIPALKGGDLVVVYPEGTRSPDGKLYRGRTGAARLALSAGVPVIPVGMIGTDKAQPIGARVPRPGTAKITVRFGKPLDFTGRPDDRTSLRQMTDEIMSEIQKLTGQEYVPRYAPPRAHPDPTRDA; encoded by the coding sequence GTGCCCCTGCTCTACACCATCGGCAAGCTCACCGTGGCGCCCACGCTGCGGTTGGCGTTCCGCCCGACCGTGGAGGGGCTGGAACACGTGCCGGACACCGGCGGCGCGGTCTTCGCCGGCAACCATCTCTCGGTGGCCGATGAGCTGTTCCTCGGCACGGTGGTGCCCCGGCACCTGGCGTTCTGGGCGAAGTCGGAGTACTTCAAGGGCACCGGGGTGAAGGGGGCAATCTCCAAGTTCGTCCTCACCGGCCTGGGCGCGATCCCGGTCGAGCGGGCCGGCGGGCGGGCGGCACTGTCCGCGTTCGACGCGGCCATCCCGGCGCTCAAGGGTGGCGACCTGGTGGTGGTCTACCCGGAGGGCACCCGTTCACCGGACGGCAAGCTGTACCGGGGGCGGACCGGCGCGGCCCGGCTGGCGCTCTCGGCTGGAGTGCCGGTCATCCCGGTCGGCATGATCGGCACGGACAAGGCGCAGCCGATCGGGGCCCGGGTGCCCCGCCCCGGCACCGCCAAGATCACCGTCCGGTTCGGCAAGCCCCTGGACTTCACCGGCCGGCCGGACGACCGCACCTCACTGCGGCAGATGACAGACGAGATCATGAGCGAGATCCAGAAGCTCACCGGCCAGGAGTACGTCCCCCGCTACGCCCCGCCGCGCGCCCACCCGGACCCGACCCGCGACGCCTGA
- a CDS encoding Rne/Rng family ribonuclease yields the protein MLENEPEGGERTGSQPAGETADQSTTADGAAVANPTAAGSAALEPAGADSAEPAAPARRARTTRRRAAPLNQPEQAEAPVEATTGGAGTGESPQAEVFAPISGDLDTAPKAPRRRRKAAPVEKVAEEPLVAASAEEASPEVVPPVKVTRTRRKKATPAAVEEPPAAEEPAAVEEPVAETPAESDLREAEAELNEAETAAEPARTSGAQERSGEVPPGVAVAGVANELIEPAEIIEPEQPRTRRRRAALSAPTVLFMAPQPDAVPVTRPAEPTPFAEEPAAEEAAEPSRRRRRGRRDAEPVEPVEAVEAEEEPTEEADEAAEVDEDDEDSAAARRRRRRGRRGRGRGKGGADDAEDEESDEAAQAEEEETAEAEVDEDEESEGGDGLTRRRRRRRRRGAGDTEGAADDGVPTVVKIREPRRTVDEVQGVSGSTRLEAKRQRRRDGREQRRTRPPILSESEFLARREAVDRVMAVRQRGDRTQIAVLEDGVLVEHYVTRNSSGTMAGNVYLGKVQNVLPSMEAAFVDVGRGRNAVLYAGEVNWDTSGLEGRARSIEQALRSGDSVLVQVTKDPIGHKGARLTSHIALSGRHLVYVPNGNASGISRKLPDTERKRLRDVLKKLVPDGAGVIVRTAAEGASEDELARDVKRLQAQWEDIQAKAAEGGAPVLLYEEPDLVIRVVRDLFNEDFRELVIEGEQSYDMVESYLSHVSPDLVDRVRRHVGTSDVFSEYRIDEQIIKGLDRKVFLPSGGSLVIDRTEAMTVVDVNTGKYTGSGGNLEETVTRNNLEAAEEIVRQLRLRDIGGIVVIDFIDMVLESNRELVLRRLTECLGRDRTKHQVTEITSLGLVQMTRKRIGAGLLEAFSETCECCKGRGVIIHTEPVPEKPRANGAGEKVKAVASSVAAAPPAEQGSASSRRRARKSASAEKAVAEVVESDTGTEPDADYVDTMGYDLSRYEADTAAAPAVSDSQQGESARLAAADDPDALADGDADEDSTEGGAGRRRSRRGGARRRTRP from the coding sequence ATGCTCGAGAACGAGCCCGAGGGCGGCGAACGGACCGGTTCACAGCCGGCCGGCGAAACCGCTGACCAGAGCACCACCGCCGACGGCGCCGCCGTCGCGAACCCCACCGCTGCCGGATCGGCCGCGCTGGAACCGGCCGGCGCGGACAGCGCCGAGCCCGCCGCGCCCGCGCGGCGTGCCCGGACGACCCGCCGTCGGGCAGCACCGCTCAACCAACCGGAGCAGGCCGAGGCGCCGGTCGAGGCGACCACCGGTGGGGCCGGCACCGGCGAGTCGCCACAGGCGGAGGTCTTCGCCCCGATCTCCGGCGACCTGGACACCGCCCCGAAGGCCCCCCGGCGTCGCCGCAAGGCCGCCCCGGTGGAGAAGGTCGCCGAGGAGCCGTTGGTCGCGGCCTCCGCCGAGGAGGCCTCCCCCGAGGTGGTCCCCCCGGTCAAGGTGACCCGCACCCGGCGGAAGAAGGCCACGCCGGCCGCTGTCGAGGAGCCCCCCGCCGCCGAAGAGCCCGCCGCTGTCGAGGAGCCGGTCGCCGAGACGCCGGCGGAGTCCGACCTGCGCGAGGCGGAGGCCGAACTGAACGAGGCGGAGACCGCCGCCGAACCGGCCCGGACCAGCGGCGCGCAGGAGCGCTCCGGCGAGGTGCCGCCGGGCGTGGCCGTGGCCGGTGTGGCCAACGAACTGATCGAGCCGGCCGAGATCATCGAGCCGGAGCAGCCGCGGACCCGCCGCCGGCGCGCGGCGCTCTCCGCGCCCACCGTGCTGTTCATGGCGCCGCAGCCGGACGCCGTGCCGGTGACCCGGCCGGCGGAGCCCACTCCGTTCGCCGAGGAGCCGGCTGCCGAGGAGGCCGCCGAGCCGTCCCGCCGGCGGCGGCGCGGTCGCCGCGACGCCGAGCCGGTGGAACCGGTCGAGGCGGTCGAGGCCGAGGAGGAGCCGACCGAGGAGGCCGACGAGGCCGCCGAGGTGGATGAGGACGACGAGGACAGCGCCGCCGCGCGCCGCCGCCGCCGGCGTGGTCGCCGTGGCCGTGGCCGGGGCAAGGGCGGTGCCGACGACGCCGAGGACGAGGAGTCCGACGAGGCCGCGCAGGCCGAGGAGGAGGAGACCGCCGAGGCCGAGGTCGACGAGGACGAGGAGTCCGAGGGCGGGGACGGGCTGACCCGGCGCCGCCGGCGTCGCCGCCGCCGGGGTGCCGGCGACACGGAGGGTGCCGCCGACGACGGCGTGCCGACCGTGGTCAAGATCCGCGAGCCGCGCCGGACCGTCGACGAGGTGCAGGGCGTGTCGGGCTCGACCCGGCTGGAGGCCAAGCGCCAGCGCCGCCGGGACGGTCGGGAGCAGCGGCGTACCCGGCCGCCGATCCTCAGCGAGTCGGAGTTCCTGGCCCGCCGGGAGGCGGTCGACCGGGTGATGGCCGTGCGTCAGCGCGGTGACCGTACCCAGATCGCCGTCCTGGAGGACGGCGTGCTGGTCGAGCACTACGTCACCCGCAACTCCTCCGGCACCATGGCCGGCAACGTGTACCTGGGCAAGGTGCAGAACGTGCTGCCCAGCATGGAGGCTGCGTTCGTGGACGTCGGCCGGGGCCGCAACGCGGTGCTGTACGCCGGCGAGGTCAACTGGGACACCTCCGGCCTGGAGGGGCGTGCCCGTTCGATCGAGCAGGCGCTGCGCTCCGGCGACTCGGTGCTGGTCCAGGTCACCAAGGACCCGATCGGGCACAAGGGCGCGCGGCTGACCAGCCACATCGCCCTCTCCGGCCGGCACCTGGTCTACGTGCCCAACGGCAACGCCTCCGGGATCAGCCGGAAGCTCCCGGACACCGAGCGCAAGCGGCTCCGCGACGTGCTCAAGAAGCTCGTCCCGGACGGCGCGGGCGTGATCGTCCGGACGGCCGCCGAGGGCGCCAGCGAGGACGAGCTGGCCCGCGACGTCAAGCGCCTCCAGGCCCAGTGGGAGGACATCCAGGCCAAGGCCGCCGAGGGCGGCGCGCCGGTGCTGCTCTACGAGGAGCCCGACCTGGTCATCCGGGTGGTCCGGGACCTCTTCAACGAGGACTTCCGCGAGCTGGTGATCGAGGGCGAGCAGTCGTACGACATGGTCGAGTCGTACCTGTCGCACGTCTCCCCGGACCTGGTCGACCGGGTGCGCCGGCACGTCGGCACGAGTGACGTGTTCTCCGAGTACCGGATCGACGAGCAGATCATCAAGGGTCTGGACCGCAAGGTCTTCCTGCCCTCCGGCGGCTCGCTGGTGATCGACCGTACCGAGGCCATGACTGTCGTCGACGTCAACACCGGCAAGTACACCGGCTCCGGGGGCAACCTGGAGGAGACGGTCACCCGTAACAACCTGGAAGCGGCGGAGGAGATCGTCCGCCAGCTCCGGCTGCGCGACATCGGCGGCATCGTGGTGATCGACTTCATCGACATGGTCCTGGAGTCGAACCGTGAGCTGGTGCTGCGCCGGCTCACCGAGTGCCTGGGCCGGGACCGCACCAAGCACCAGGTCACCGAGATCACCTCGCTCGGCCTGGTGCAGATGACCCGTAAGCGGATCGGCGCGGGCCTGCTGGAGGCGTTCAGCGAGACCTGCGAGTGCTGCAAGGGTCGGGGCGTGATCATCCACACCGAGCCGGTGCCGGAGAAGCCACGCGCCAACGGGGCGGGGGAGAAGGTCAAGGCGGTCGCCTCGTCGGTCGCCGCCGCCCCGCCCGCCGAGCAGGGCAGCGCGTCGTCCCGCCGTCGGGCGCGCAAGAGCGCCTCGGCCGAGAAGGCCGTGGCCGAGGTCGTCGAGAGCGACACCGGCACCGAACCGGACGCCGACTACGTGGACACGATGGGCTACGACCTGTCCCGCTACGAGGCGGACACCGCGGCCGCGCCGGCGGTCTCCGACAGCCAGCAGGGCGAGTCCGCCCGGCTGGCCGCCGCGGACGACCCGGACGCGCTCGCCGACGGCGACGCCGACGAGGACAGCACCGAGGGCGGCGCGGGCCGGCGTCGTTCCCGCCGGGGTGGCGCCCGCCGACGGACCCGCCCCTGA
- the ileS gene encoding isoleucine--tRNA ligase: MAYPLHDPTAAGVPASPDLPAVERRVLEHWTADKTFEASIEARPAGTDGKNEYVFYDGPPFANGLPHYGHLFTGYVKDVVPRYQTMRGRHVERRFGWDCHGLPAEVVAEKQLGITSKAEIIDLGVARFNEACRTSVLEFTQDWERYINRQARWVDFANDYKTLDLDYMESVMWAFKTLHDKGLIYEGFRVLAYCWRCETPLSNTETRMDDVYRDRHDPTLSVWFGLTADESAPELVRGPVKLGVWTTTPWTLPSNLALAVGPDIEYAVLERDGDRFVVGAARLAAYAKELEGYEQVGTVYGRDLVGRRYTPLYDFLVEQAGDNAYQVLGAEFVTTEDGTGIVHLAPAFGEDDQNVCNAAGIPTIVTVDDHTRFTALVPQYQGEQVFDVNKLVIRELKERGVVLKQDTYTHSYPHCWRCETPLVYKAVSSWFVAVTRFRDRMVELNQQINWTPGHIKDGSFGKWLANARDWSISRNRFWGSPIPVWKSDDPNYPRLDVYGSLADIERDFGVRLSDLHRPAVDELVRPNPDDPTGQSMMRRVPEVLDCWFESGSMPFAQVHYPFENADWFEHHYPGDFIVEYIGQTRGWFYTMHVLATALFDRPAFRNCLSHGILLGSDGRKMSKSLRNYPDVYHVFDAYGSDAMRWMLMSSPVLRGGDMAVTETLIRDAVRQVLLPLWNVWYFFSLYANADGHQARRRTDSTHLLDRYVLAKTNELVSTVQAQMEAYDISGACATVRSFLDALTNWYVRRSRDRFWSGDANAFDTLWTVLETLCRVVAPLAPLTAEEIWRGLTGERSVHLTDWPEATEFPADHELVAAMDATRAVASAALSLRKAKGLRVRLPLSKLTVASPAAEQLRPFADLVADEVNVKSVEFSAELSAYCQQVLTVVPRALGPRVGKQVQQVIKAVKAGDWELVDGAPVAAGVTLAEGEYELRLVAADAEHSAPLPGGEGVVVLDTEVTPELAAEGLARDVVRVVQQARRDADLDVSDRIVVSVSASEEVRAAVAAYIDFVAGEVLADSVDFAEGLDGFAGEVGEGDRVTVVVRRV; this comes from the coding sequence ATGGCCTATCCGTTGCACGACCCGACCGCCGCCGGTGTCCCGGCGAGCCCGGACCTGCCCGCGGTCGAGCGCCGGGTGCTGGAGCACTGGACGGCCGACAAGACCTTCGAGGCCAGCATCGAGGCCCGTCCCGCCGGCACGGACGGCAAGAACGAGTACGTCTTCTACGACGGACCGCCGTTCGCCAACGGCCTGCCGCACTACGGCCACCTCTTCACCGGCTACGTCAAGGACGTGGTGCCGCGCTACCAGACCATGCGCGGTCGGCACGTCGAGCGGCGCTTCGGCTGGGACTGCCACGGCCTGCCCGCCGAGGTGGTGGCCGAGAAGCAGCTCGGCATCACCAGCAAGGCGGAGATCATCGACCTGGGCGTGGCCCGGTTCAACGAGGCCTGCCGCACCTCGGTGCTGGAGTTCACCCAGGACTGGGAGCGGTACATCAACCGGCAGGCCCGCTGGGTCGACTTCGCCAACGACTACAAGACCCTCGACCTGGACTACATGGAAAGCGTCATGTGGGCCTTCAAGACCCTGCACGACAAGGGTCTGATCTACGAGGGCTTCCGGGTGCTGGCGTACTGCTGGCGCTGCGAGACGCCACTGTCGAACACCGAGACCCGGATGGACGACGTCTACCGGGACCGGCACGACCCGACCCTGTCCGTGTGGTTCGGGCTGACCGCCGACGAGTCCGCGCCCGAGCTGGTGCGCGGGCCGGTCAAGCTGGGCGTGTGGACCACCACGCCGTGGACCCTGCCGTCCAACCTGGCGCTCGCCGTGGGCCCGGACATCGAGTACGCGGTGCTGGAGCGCGACGGGGACCGGTTCGTCGTCGGCGCGGCGCGGCTGGCCGCGTACGCCAAGGAGCTGGAGGGGTACGAGCAGGTCGGCACGGTGTACGGCCGTGACCTGGTCGGCCGCCGCTACACCCCGCTCTACGACTTCCTCGTCGAGCAGGCCGGGGACAACGCCTACCAGGTGCTCGGCGCGGAGTTCGTCACCACCGAGGACGGCACCGGGATCGTGCACCTGGCCCCGGCCTTCGGTGAGGACGACCAGAACGTCTGCAACGCCGCCGGCATCCCCACCATCGTCACGGTGGACGACCACACCCGGTTCACCGCGTTGGTCCCGCAGTACCAGGGCGAGCAGGTCTTCGACGTCAACAAGCTGGTGATCCGGGAGCTCAAGGAGCGGGGGGTGGTGCTCAAGCAGGACACCTACACCCACTCGTACCCGCACTGCTGGCGCTGCGAGACCCCGCTGGTCTACAAGGCGGTGTCGTCGTGGTTCGTGGCGGTGACCCGTTTCCGGGACCGGATGGTCGAGCTGAACCAGCAGATCAACTGGACGCCGGGGCACATCAAGGACGGCTCGTTCGGCAAGTGGCTGGCCAACGCCCGGGACTGGTCGATCAGCCGGAACCGGTTCTGGGGCTCGCCGATCCCGGTGTGGAAGTCCGACGACCCGAACTACCCGCGCCTGGACGTGTACGGCTCGCTGGCGGACATCGAGCGGGACTTCGGCGTACGCCTGAGCGACCTGCACCGGCCGGCGGTGGACGAGCTGGTCCGCCCCAACCCGGACGACCCGACCGGGCAGTCGATGATGCGTCGGGTGCCGGAGGTGCTGGACTGCTGGTTCGAGTCCGGCTCGATGCCGTTCGCCCAGGTGCACTACCCGTTCGAGAACGCGGACTGGTTCGAGCACCACTACCCGGGTGACTTCATCGTCGAGTACATCGGGCAGACCCGCGGCTGGTTCTACACGATGCACGTGCTGGCCACCGCGCTGTTCGACCGGCCGGCGTTCCGTAACTGCCTGAGCCACGGCATCCTGCTCGGCTCGGACGGGCGCAAGATGTCCAAGAGCCTGCGCAACTACCCGGACGTCTACCACGTCTTCGACGCGTACGGCTCGGACGCGATGCGTTGGATGCTGATGTCCTCGCCGGTGCTGCGCGGCGGTGACATGGCGGTCACCGAGACGCTCATCCGGGACGCCGTACGGCAGGTGCTGCTGCCGCTGTGGAACGTCTGGTACTTCTTCTCGCTCTACGCCAACGCGGACGGGCACCAGGCGCGGCGCCGCACCGACTCGACGCACCTGCTCGACCGGTACGTGCTGGCGAAGACGAACGAGTTGGTGTCGACGGTTCAGGCGCAGATGGAGGCGTACGACATCTCCGGCGCCTGCGCCACCGTCCGGTCCTTCCTGGACGCGCTGACCAACTGGTACGTGCGCCGGTCCCGGGACCGGTTCTGGTCCGGTGACGCGAACGCCTTCGACACCCTGTGGACGGTGCTGGAGACACTCTGCCGGGTGGTGGCGCCGTTGGCGCCGCTGACCGCGGAGGAGATCTGGCGCGGGCTGACCGGGGAGCGCTCGGTGCACCTGACCGACTGGCCGGAGGCGACCGAGTTCCCGGCCGACCACGAGCTGGTCGCCGCGATGGACGCCACCCGGGCGGTCGCCTCGGCGGCGTTGTCGCTGCGCAAGGCGAAGGGGCTGCGGGTGCGGCTGCCGCTGTCGAAGCTGACAGTGGCCTCGCCGGCGGCGGAGCAGCTGCGCCCGTTCGCCGACCTGGTCGCTGACGAGGTCAACGTGAAGTCGGTGGAGTTCAGCGCGGAGCTGTCCGCGTACTGCCAGCAGGTGCTGACCGTGGTGCCCCGGGCGCTCGGCCCACGGGTCGGCAAGCAGGTCCAGCAGGTGATCAAGGCGGTCAAGGCGGGCGACTGGGAACTGGTCGACGGCGCTCCGGTGGCCGCCGGTGTCACCCTGGCCGAGGGCGAGTACGAATTGCGACTGGTCGCCGCCGACGCCGAGCACTCCGCGCCGCTGCCGGGCGGTGAGGGCGTGGTGGTGCTGGACACCGAGGTCACACCGGAGTTGGCCGCCGAGGGGCTGGCCCGCGACGTGGTCCGGGTGGTGCAGCAGGCCCGTCGGGACGCCGACCTCGACGTCTCGGACCGGATCGTGGTGTCGGTGTCGGCGTCCGAGGAGGTGCGGGCGGCGGTGGCCGCGTACATCGACTTCGTCGCCGGGGAGGTGCTGGCCGACTCGGTCGACTTCGCCGAGGGCCTCGACGGCTTCGCCGGTGAGGTCGGTGAGGGCGACCGGGTGACGGTCGTCGTCCGCAGGGTATGA
- a CDS encoding TIGR03936 family radical SAM-associated protein, translating into MRYAKRGPLRFTSHRDFARAFERALRRAGVPIAYSQGFTPHPKISYASAAPTGVASEAEYLEIGLQASVEPEALRAALDAALSPGLDVLDAVIAVGGSLPDRIEASHWHIELPEVDPAVLRAAVDAFTAAEEVLVERMTKQGRRTFDARAAVMSIDVLAPTPTPSGAAAVPCAILELVVRQVTPSVRPDDVLSGLRVVADLEPPVSPRVTRLAQGTLTAQGAIVDPLDADRDGAAIVGH; encoded by the coding sequence ATCCGGTACGCCAAGCGCGGGCCGCTGCGGTTCACCTCGCACCGGGACTTCGCCCGGGCCTTCGAGCGGGCGCTGCGCCGGGCCGGCGTGCCGATCGCCTACTCCCAGGGCTTCACCCCGCACCCGAAGATCTCCTACGCCAGCGCCGCGCCCACCGGGGTGGCCAGCGAGGCGGAGTACCTGGAGATCGGGCTCCAGGCGTCGGTCGAACCGGAGGCGCTGCGGGCCGCGCTGGACGCCGCGCTCTCACCCGGGCTGGACGTGTTGGACGCCGTGATCGCCGTCGGCGGCAGCCTGCCGGACCGGATCGAGGCGTCGCACTGGCACATCGAGCTGCCCGAGGTCGACCCCGCCGTGCTGCGCGCCGCCGTGGACGCGTTCACCGCCGCCGAGGAGGTGCTGGTCGAGCGGATGACCAAGCAGGGCCGACGTACCTTCGACGCCCGCGCGGCCGTGATGTCGATCGATGTCCTCGCGCCGACGCCGACGCCTTCCGGGGCGGCGGCCGTACCGTGTGCGATACTCGAACTGGTCGTGCGGCAGGTCACCCCGTCCGTACGGCCCGATGACGTCCTTTCCGGCCTCCGCGTGGTGGCCGACCTGGAGCCGCCGGTCTCGCCGAGGGTGACCCGGCTGGCTCAGGGCACGCTGACCGCGCAGGGTGCGATCGTGGATCCGTTGGATGCGGACCGCGACGGGGCAGCCATCGTTGGGCACTGA
- a CDS encoding TIGR03960 family B12-binding radical SAM protein: MSAPSTTPRAAATNSVWPRLEPLLPQVSKPIQYVGGELGAVVKDWDAATVRWALMYPDAYEVGLPNQGVQILYEVLNELPDTLAERTYAVWPDLESLMRTHGVPQFTVDAHRPVRDFDVFGISFSTELGYTNLLTAIDLAGIPMLAADRTDADPVIVAGGHAAFNPEPIADFIDAAVLGDGEEAVLEITAIVREWKAEGSPGGRDELLLRLARTESVYVPRFYDVDYLPDGRIQRVVPNRADVPFRVHKRTTMDLDAWPYPKKPLVPLAETVHERYAVEIFRGCTRGCRFCQAGMITRPVRERSITTVGQMVREGLEFSGFSEVGLLSLSSADHSEIGDMCSGLAEQYEGTNVSLSLPSTRVDAFNIDLAQELSRNGRRTGLTFAPEGGSERIRKVINKMVSKEDLIRTVVTAYTNGWRQVKLYFMCGLPTETDADVLEIADMAHEVIKAGRAATGSKDIRCTVSIGGFVPKPHTPFQWAPMERPEVIDHRLKILKQAINSDRSLGRAIGYRYHDGEPSLIEGLLSRGDRRVGSVIRRVWENGGRFDGWSEHFSYQRWVDAAAETLPAFGVDLDWYTTRQRDELEVLPWDHLDSGLDKDWLWQDWQDSLSEFEQDDCRWTPCFDCGVCPSMDTEIQIGPTGKKLLPLTPVQGLKTPTA; encoded by the coding sequence ATGAGTGCCCCGTCCACGACGCCGCGCGCGGCCGCGACCAATTCCGTCTGGCCCCGGCTGGAGCCACTGCTTCCGCAGGTCTCGAAGCCCATCCAGTACGTGGGTGGTGAGCTGGGTGCGGTGGTCAAGGACTGGGACGCGGCGACCGTGCGCTGGGCACTGATGTATCCGGACGCGTACGAGGTGGGCCTGCCCAACCAGGGCGTGCAGATCCTCTACGAGGTGCTCAACGAGCTGCCCGACACCCTCGCCGAGCGGACGTACGCGGTCTGGCCGGACCTGGAGAGCCTGATGCGCACGCACGGCGTGCCGCAGTTCACCGTCGACGCGCATCGGCCGGTGCGCGACTTCGACGTGTTCGGCATCTCCTTCTCCACCGAGCTGGGCTACACCAACCTGCTCACCGCGATCGACCTGGCCGGCATCCCGATGCTGGCCGCCGACCGCACGGACGCCGATCCGGTGATCGTGGCCGGCGGGCACGCCGCGTTCAACCCGGAGCCGATCGCCGACTTCATCGACGCCGCAGTGCTCGGCGACGGCGAGGAGGCGGTCCTGGAGATCACCGCGATCGTCCGGGAGTGGAAGGCGGAGGGTTCCCCGGGTGGCCGCGACGAGCTGCTGCTGCGGTTGGCCCGCACCGAGAGCGTCTACGTGCCGCGCTTCTACGACGTGGACTACCTCCCGGACGGGCGGATCCAGCGGGTCGTGCCGAACCGGGCGGACGTGCCGTTCCGGGTACACAAGCGCACGACGATGGACCTGGACGCCTGGCCGTACCCGAAGAAGCCCCTCGTTCCGCTCGCCGAGACGGTGCACGAGCGGTACGCGGTGGAGATCTTCCGGGGCTGCACCCGGGGCTGCCGGTTCTGCCAGGCGGGCATGATCACGCGACCGGTGCGCGAGCGGTCGATCACCACGGTCGGGCAGATGGTGCGCGAGGGGCTGGAGTTCTCCGGCTTCTCCGAGGTGGGTCTGCTGTCGCTCTCCTCGGCCGACCACTCGGAGATCGGCGACATGTGCTCCGGCCTGGCCGAGCAGTACGAGGGCACCAACGTCTCGCTGTCGCTGCCGTCGACCCGGGTGGATGCGTTCAACATCGACCTCGCGCAGGAGTTGTCCCGCAACGGGCGGCGCACCGGCCTGACCTTCGCCCCGGAGGGCGGGTCGGAGCGGATCCGCAAGGTCATCAACAAGATGGTGTCGAAGGAAGACCTGATCCGTACGGTCGTCACCGCGTACACCAACGGCTGGCGGCAGGTGAAGCTCTACTTCATGTGTGGCCTGCCCACCGAGACCGACGCCGACGTCCTGGAAATCGCGGACATGGCGCACGAGGTGATCAAGGCTGGTCGGGCCGCCACCGGCTCGAAGGACATCCGCTGCACGGTCTCCATCGGCGGGTTCGTGCCCAAGCCGCACACCCCGTTCCAGTGGGCCCCGATGGAGCGCCCGGAGGTCATCGACCACCGACTCAAGATCCTCAAGCAGGCGATCAACTCGGACCGTTCGCTGGGCCGGGCGATCGGCTACCGCTACCACGACGGCGAGCCGTCCCTGATCGAGGGGCTGCTCTCCCGGGGCGACCGCCGGGTCGGCTCGGTGATCCGCAGGGTGTGGGAGAACGGCGGCCGGTTCGACGGTTGGAGCGAGCACTTCTCGTACCAGCGCTGGGTGGACGCGGCGGCCGAGACGTTGCCCGCCTTCGGGGTGGACCTCGACTGGTACACCACCCGGCAGCGCGATGAGCTGGAGGTCCTGCCCTGGGACCACCTGGACTCGGGCCTGGACAAGGACTGGCTCTGGCAGGACTGGCAGGATTCGCTCAGCGAGTTCGAGCAGGACGACTGCCGGTGGACGCCGTGCTTCGACTGCGGCGTCTGCCCGTCGATGGACACCGAGATCCAGATCGGCCCCACGGGCAAGAAGCTCCTGCCCCTGACCCCCGTCCAGGGCCTCAAAACCCCCACCGCCTGA
- the rpmA gene encoding 50S ribosomal protein L27: MAHKKGASSSRNGRDSAAQRLGVKRFGGQVVSAGEILIRQRGTKFHPGDLVGRGGDDTLFALSAGAVLFGTKRGRKTVSIVPQQ; this comes from the coding sequence ATGGCTCACAAAAAGGGTGCGTCCAGCTCGCGTAACGGTCGTGACTCCGCGGCCCAGCGACTCGGCGTGAAGCGCTTCGGTGGTCAGGTTGTCAGCGCCGGTGAGATCCTCATCCGGCAGCGCGGCACCAAGTTCCACCCCGGTGACCTGGTCGGCCGTGGCGGCGACGACACGCTGTTCGCGCTGTCCGCCGGTGCGGTCCTGTTCGGCACCAAGCGCGGTCGCAAGACCGTCAGCATCGTTCCGCAGCAGTAG